A region from the Arachis ipaensis cultivar K30076 chromosome B01, Araip1.1, whole genome shotgun sequence genome encodes:
- the LOC107633645 gene encoding protein NRT1/ PTR FAMILY 2.9 (The sequence of the model RefSeq protein was modified relative to this genomic sequence to represent the inferred CDS: added 14 bases not found in genome assembly) — translation MNLVGKKETMEEKNERKSLENNEKSVVITNQDESNNKIKYRGWKVMPFIIGNETFEKLGTIGTLANLLVYLTTVFNLDSITATNIINIFNGSASLSTLLGAFLCDTYFGRFKTLGFCTVASFLGLLTIQLTAAIKTMHPPQCGNSSTICEGPNAGQMTFLLAGFALLIVGAAGIRPCNLAFGADQFNPNTESGKKGINSFFNWYFFTFTFAQMVSLSLIVYIQSNVSWAVGLGIPAGLMLFSCVVYYLGSKSYVKVKATGSPVTSIVQVVVVSFKKRGLNLPDQDPLLSLFDYMPPHSINSKLPHTCQFRFLDKAAIVTPQDHINQDGSASDPWNLCSIQQVEELKCLLRVIPIWLSGIVYYVALVQQNTMLVFQALQSDRRVFHSNFQIPAASYTIFTMLSLTIWIPIYDRKVVPLLQRVTKKEGGFTLLQRMGIGMFISILCMIVSGIVEEQRRTMALTKPLGIMPRNGAISSMSGSWLIPQLALAGLSEAFTLVGQVEFYYKQFPENMRSLAGSLFFCGLAGSSYLSSLLISVIHKVTEKSATGNWLPQDLNKGRLDYFYFIIGGVGVINLCYFIVCAKWYKYKGVGDGSNDNSSSIELDHVSKKYERSVNGV, via the exons CAAAAAAGAAACCATGGAAGAAAAGAATGAGAGGAAAAGCCTAGAAAACAATGAGAAAAGTGTTGTTATTACAAACCAAGATGAGTCAAATAACAAGATTAAATACAGGGGATGGAAAGTAATGCCCTTCATCATTG GAAATGAAACCTTTGAGAAGCTGGGAACAATTGGAACCTTAGCAAACCTGCTAGTGTATCTTACAACAGTGTTCAACTTGGATAGTATCACAGCTACAAACATCATCAACATCTTCAATGGTAGTGCAAGTTTATCAACCTTGCTTGGAGCTTTTCTATGTGACACATATTTTGGTCGCTTCAAGACTCTTGGATTCTGCACTGTTGCCTCCTTTCTG GGCTTGCTTACCATACAACTAACAGCGGCAATCAAGACCATGCATCCACCACAATGTGGAAACTCTAGCACCATATGCGAAGGACCAAACGCCGGCCAAATGACGTTCCTACTGGCTGGATTTGCGCTCCTTATCGTTGGAGCCGCAGGGATAAGGCCATGTAACTTAGCATTTGGAGCAGATCAATTCAACCCAAACACAGAGTCAGGAAAGAAAGGAATCAATAGCTTCTTCAATTGGTACTTTTTCACATTCACATTTGCACAGATGGTGTCTCTGTCATTGATTGTGTATATTCAGTCCAATGTGAGCTGGGCTGTGGGACTCGGAATCCCTGCCGGATTGATGCTGTTTTCGTGTGTCGTTTATTACTTGGGAAGCAAGTCATATGTGAAGGTTAAAGCAACTGGTAGCCCTGTAACTAGTATTGTTCAAGTGGTGGTTGTTTCTTTCAAGAAAAGGGGATTGAATTTACCTGATCAGGATCCATTGCTTTCACTTTTTGATTATATGCCTCCACACTCTATCAATTCCAAGCTTCCTCACACATGTCAATTCAG GTTCCTTGACAAAGCTGCAATTGTAACCCCACAAGATCATATAAACCAGGATGGATCTGCATCTGATCCTTGGAACCTTTGCAGCATACAGCAGGTGGAAGAACTCAAATGCTTGCTAAGAGTGATCCCAATTTGGCTTTCAGGCATCGTCTACTACGTCGCACTCGTCCAACAGAACACGATGCTGGTGTTCCAAGCCCTTCAATCCGACCGGCGAGTATTCCACTCCAATTTCCAGATCCCGGCCGCCTCCTACACCATCTTCACCATGCTTAGCTTGACAATATGGATTCCAATCTATGACAGGAAAGTTGTGCCTCTTCTTCAAAGG GTAACAAAGAAAGAAGGTGGATTCACACTTCTCCAAAGAATGGGAATTGGAATGTTCATCTCAATACTATGCATGATAGTATCTGGTATTGTTGAAGAGCAAAGAAGAACAATGGCTCTAACAAAACCACTAGGAATTATGCCAAGAAATGGTGCAATTTCTTCAATGTCAGGTTCATGGCTAATCCCTCAATTAGCACTAGCAGGGTTATCTGAAGCATTCACATTGGTTGGACAAGTTGAATTTTACTACAAACAGTTTCCAGAAAACATGAGAAGCCTTGCAGGATCACTATTCTTCTGTGGCCTTGCTGGATCAAGTTATTTGAGTAGTTTGCTGATTTCAGTTATTCATAAAGTGACAGAGAAATCTGCAACTGGGAATTGGTTACCTCAGGATTTGAACAAAGGGAGATTAGATTACTTTTATTTCATAATTGGTGGTGTTGGAGTGATTAATTTGTGTTACTTTATAGTATGTGCCAAGTGGTATAAGTACAAAGGGGTTGGTGATGGTAGCAATGATAACAGTAGTAGCATTGAACTTGATCATGTATCTAAAAAATATGAAAGGAGTGTTAATGGTGTTTGA